The Deltaproteobacteria bacterium genome includes a region encoding these proteins:
- the ald gene encoding alanine dehydrogenase, which yields MIIGVPKEIKTEENRVAVTPTGVAGFVARNHKVLIQQGAGSGSGLSDAAYQAAGASIVATAKEVWNQADMIMKVKEPQESEFALLRPGLILFTYLHLAAAESVTRALLDRKVTAVAYETIQLDDGSLPLLAPMSEIAGRLSIQVGAWCLQAENGGRGILIGGASGVRPANIVIIGAGMSGAAACQVAVGMGAHVSILEVNPNKLRYVHDILGGHVTTLMSNRANVEEAVVGADLVVGSVLIPGAQAPKLISRALAQRMKAGAAFVDIAIDQGGCAETSRPTTHRNPIYVEEKVVHYCVTNMPAIVPHTSTYALTNSTLTYGLELANRGFPQALARNNALAKGLNTFNGKITYEGVANAFNLPFTPVDEVIR from the coding sequence ATCACAAAGTTCTGATCCAACAAGGTGCCGGCAGTGGTAGCGGCTTGAGCGACGCCGCTTATCAAGCAGCCGGCGCCAGCATCGTCGCAACGGCGAAAGAAGTCTGGAATCAGGCCGACATGATCATGAAGGTCAAAGAGCCCCAGGAGTCCGAGTTTGCTTTGCTGCGCCCCGGTCTGATTCTTTTCACCTATCTCCATCTTGCGGCCGCCGAGTCGGTTACTCGCGCGCTGCTCGATCGTAAAGTCACCGCCGTCGCCTACGAAACCATTCAGCTCGACGACGGTTCGCTGCCGCTGCTCGCGCCGATGAGCGAAATCGCCGGCCGCTTGTCGATTCAAGTGGGCGCTTGGTGCTTGCAGGCGGAAAACGGCGGCCGCGGCATTTTAATCGGCGGAGCCTCCGGCGTGCGCCCAGCTAATATCGTCATCATCGGCGCCGGCATGTCCGGCGCCGCCGCCTGCCAAGTCGCCGTCGGCATGGGCGCGCACGTTAGCATTCTCGAGGTCAATCCGAATAAACTACGCTACGTGCACGACATCCTCGGCGGCCATGTGACAACTTTAATGTCGAACCGCGCTAACGTCGAAGAAGCGGTGGTCGGTGCCGACCTAGTCGTCGGTTCGGTGCTAATCCCCGGCGCTCAAGCGCCGAAGTTAATTTCACGCGCTCTGGCGCAACGAATGAAAGCCGGCGCGGCCTTTGTCGATATCGCCATCGATCAAGGCGGCTGCGCCGAAACATCCCGGCCGACGACTCATCGAAATCCAATCTACGTCGAAGAAAAGGTTGTCCACTACTGCGTCACCAACATGCCGGCGATCGTGCCGCACACCTCGACCTATGCTTTGACGAATTCAACATTGACTTACGGATTGGAATTGGCCAATCGCGGCTTTCCGCAAGCGCTGGCGCGCAACAATGCGTTGGCCAAAGGTCTCAACACCTTCAACGGTAAAATCACCTACGAAGGCGTCGCCAATGCGTTCAATCTTCCATTCACGCCGGTTGACGAGGTGATTCGATGA